The Sedimentisphaera salicampi genome includes a region encoding these proteins:
- a CDS encoding LL-diaminopimelate aminotransferase, with protein MIKINENFLKLQAGYLFPEIARRVNTFKDQNPQADVIKLGIGDVTKPLVPAIVKAMKSAVDDMGTAQGFHGYGPEQGYGFLVEKILECDYKPRGVSLDKSEIFISDGSKCDTGNLQEIFGIDNVVAVQDPVYPVYVDTNVMAGRTGQASKDGKYEGIVYMPCTAENGFAPELPSEQVDMIYLCYPNNPTGSVAEKATLKKWVDFAKENKALILYDAAYEAFIQDDSIPHSIYEIEGADEVAIEFRSFSKSAGFTGVRCAFTVVPHKLKAYKKSSGEAVEVNPIWNRRHCTKFNGVSYVTQKGAEAAYSPEGQKQIKEVIQYYMNNASVIRDALSSLGYSVYGGENAPYVWLSTKDGMSSWEFFDLLLEKAHLVGTPGAGFGAAGEGYFRLSAFNELDTVKEAMDRIAKIS; from the coding sequence ATGATTAAGATTAATGAAAATTTTCTCAAGCTCCAGGCGGGTTATCTCTTTCCGGAAATCGCCCGCAGAGTTAATACGTTCAAAGACCAGAACCCGCAGGCCGATGTAATAAAACTTGGTATCGGTGATGTAACCAAGCCGCTCGTGCCGGCAATCGTAAAAGCGATGAAAAGTGCGGTGGACGATATGGGAACTGCCCAGGGCTTTCACGGATACGGTCCGGAACAGGGATACGGTTTTCTCGTTGAAAAAATCCTTGAATGCGACTACAAGCCTCGAGGCGTATCGCTGGATAAGAGCGAGATATTCATCAGCGACGGCTCCAAATGCGACACCGGAAACCTGCAGGAAATCTTCGGGATTGATAATGTGGTAGCCGTGCAGGACCCTGTTTATCCGGTGTATGTTGATACTAATGTGATGGCAGGCAGAACAGGTCAGGCTTCCAAAGACGGAAAGTATGAAGGCATCGTTTATATGCCTTGCACAGCGGAGAACGGCTTCGCACCAGAGCTTCCCTCGGAGCAGGTGGATATGATATACCTCTGCTACCCGAACAATCCCACAGGCAGCGTTGCAGAAAAGGCTACGCTAAAGAAGTGGGTCGATTTTGCAAAAGAAAACAAAGCACTCATTCTTTACGATGCCGCATATGAGGCGTTCATACAGGATGATTCAATCCCGCATTCGATATACGAAATTGAAGGTGCGGATGAAGTGGCGATTGAGTTCAGGAGCTTCTCGAAGTCAGCCGGTTTTACCGGCGTTCGCTGCGCGTTTACTGTTGTTCCGCACAAGCTCAAGGCATACAAAAAGTCCAGCGGCGAGGCGGTAGAGGTTAATCCAATCTGGAACAGAAGACACTGCACGAAGTTCAACGGCGTTTCATACGTTACGCAGAAAGGCGCTGAAGCTGCATATTCGCCGGAAGGGCAGAAGCAGATCAAGGAAGTGATTCAGTATTATATGAACAACGCTTCGGTAATCAGGGATGCTCTCAGCAGCCTTGGCTACAGCGTTTACGGCGGCGAAAACGCCCCGTACGTATGGCTCTCCACAAAAGACGGAATGAGCTCGTGGGAATTCTTCGACCTCCTTCTCGAAAAGGCGCATTTAGTGGGTACGCCCGGTGCCGGCTTCGGCGCAGCAGGCGAGGGATACTTCAGATTGAGCGCGTTCAACGAGCTTGATACTGTTAAAGAGGCGATGGATCGAATCGCAAAGATAAGCTGA
- a CDS encoding FecCD family ABC transporter permease gives MLEIEHLSKKKLLLRIIIFSALLAGLILLCSLIGSKNLSAANIIGGIVSGETSENVDWLILFEIRLPRCLLAAIVGASLSIAGVVFQALLKNPLADPYILGISSGAGLGAVTAAITGFTFTWAGISGKGIMAFAFALITIWIVWTIGKRTGKNNMTGLLLAGVVVNSFFSAVIMFMITAVKSEDLHATLLWLMGNVRDVRPGNLSAGLIPLILSAAVLQGFAPKLNVITFGETDAKALGINTAGLRGICFACAAFVTAAAVSLSGLVGFAGLIVPHTVRLIFGPDHRQLLPLSALCGASFLVVSDTLARTVIAPQQLPAGIITAFAGAPVFVYLLLKSSKTRKIYG, from the coding sequence TTGCTGGAGATTGAACACCTTTCAAAAAAGAAGCTCCTACTGAGGATTATAATCTTTTCTGCTCTTCTTGCAGGATTGATCCTTTTATGCAGCCTTATCGGCTCTAAAAACCTCAGCGCAGCAAATATTATTGGCGGCATAGTTTCCGGAGAAACTTCCGAAAATGTTGACTGGCTCATACTTTTCGAAATAAGACTCCCTCGCTGTCTTCTTGCGGCGATTGTGGGGGCGTCTTTATCTATAGCTGGGGTTGTGTTTCAGGCACTTCTCAAGAATCCCCTCGCAGACCCATACATCCTCGGGATATCCAGCGGTGCTGGGCTCGGAGCGGTAACCGCAGCTATAACTGGCTTTACGTTTACGTGGGCTGGAATTAGCGGAAAGGGGATAATGGCCTTCGCCTTTGCTCTTATAACGATATGGATAGTTTGGACGATAGGCAAACGTACGGGCAAAAACAATATGACAGGTCTCCTTCTTGCCGGTGTTGTAGTGAATTCGTTTTTCTCGGCTGTTATAATGTTTATGATTACCGCAGTTAAAAGCGAAGATCTCCATGCCACTCTGCTCTGGCTGATGGGCAATGTGCGGGATGTTCGTCCGGGGAACCTTTCTGCGGGACTTATTCCGCTTATTCTCTCGGCAGCTGTGTTGCAGGGATTTGCCCCGAAGCTGAACGTAATCACATTCGGCGAAACTGATGCGAAGGCTCTGGGGATAAACACTGCCGGCCTGCGGGGCATCTGCTTTGCCTGTGCTGCGTTCGTAACAGCCGCTGCCGTAAGCCTCAGCGGACTTGTAGGCTTTGCAGGGCTTATTGTTCCGCATACAGTGCGGCTGATATTCGGCCCTGACCACCGCCAGCTCCTCCCGCTCAGTGCTCTTTGCGGGGCAAGTTTTCTGGTGGTCTCCGATACGCTTGCAAGAACCGTTATAGCTCCCCAGCAGCTTCCGGCAGGGATTATAACCGCCTTCGCGGGAGCCCCGGTTTTTGTGTATCTTCTCTTGAAATCTTCAAAAACGAGGAAAATTTATGGATGA
- a CDS encoding protein O-mannosyl-transferase family produces MDDPMQRDVQDESLKNQWLYVFVFFALLYGFTAQRGVSWQDNGEYQWRSWNGQIVSQEYGLCRSHPLYMTIGYGISKLPLPFPMSLNIFSAVMGAVAVANFSMLSRFFTKKSFLILGLTFCLGLSHTLWWLSTITETYTTHLAIFTFELLFLFRYIKTGRPSNLYWLALFNGLGISVHNLALLSIPVYAGVVIYMLSKRQTNFRHIFSAGLFWAAGLSPLIAASAFKLSGEPMGFGELVMDILVGGYGDEVFNVAGVTKFALPNAFFSSLNFANLLAIFALAGIVALLKNFRRAGLLRKTLVFLTTVHFLFYIRYSVPDQFMFILPSLVLIGLCSANAFEFFKVPRKIQDRLCYLLLAFAVLQPLVFSGVCSFAQRHELAKRERTIDRRNEARYWIKPWKNNERSAQLWSEAVVELVPQGSVLIADNSSRYALFFARERSGKDITVIHGAPEKFDREEAYFSVTQIKSSPEHREWQKIRSFPRLYELK; encoded by the coding sequence ATGGATGATCCAATGCAGCGAGACGTTCAGGATGAGAGTTTGAAGAATCAGTGGTTGTATGTGTTTGTGTTTTTTGCTCTGCTTTACGGTTTCACTGCCCAGAGAGGCGTAAGCTGGCAGGATAACGGCGAATATCAGTGGCGAAGCTGGAACGGGCAGATAGTTTCGCAGGAATACGGGCTCTGCCGCAGCCACCCGCTCTATATGACGATTGGATACGGAATTTCCAAACTGCCTTTACCTTTCCCGATGAGCCTTAATATATTCAGCGCAGTTATGGGGGCTGTTGCAGTGGCAAATTTTTCAATGCTTTCAAGATTTTTCACTAAAAAAAGCTTTTTGATCCTCGGCCTTACATTTTGCCTCGGCCTTTCCCATACGCTTTGGTGGCTCTCAACAATAACCGAAACATACACAACCCATCTTGCGATATTCACTTTCGAGCTGCTGTTTCTTTTCAGATACATCAAGACCGGCAGGCCTTCAAATTTGTATTGGCTTGCCCTTTTTAACGGGCTCGGGATCTCCGTGCACAACCTTGCCCTGCTATCAATTCCAGTGTATGCGGGTGTTGTGATATATATGCTGTCAAAGAGGCAAACCAATTTCAGGCACATATTTTCTGCAGGGCTTTTCTGGGCTGCGGGGCTCTCGCCTTTGATTGCCGCTTCTGCATTCAAGCTTAGCGGGGAGCCTATGGGCTTTGGAGAGCTGGTAATGGATATCTTAGTGGGCGGTTACGGAGATGAGGTGTTTAATGTGGCTGGTGTTACAAAATTTGCCCTGCCGAACGCATTTTTCTCTTCTCTCAACTTTGCCAATCTGCTTGCGATTTTTGCGTTAGCTGGAATTGTTGCTTTATTAAAAAATTTCCGCAGAGCAGGCTTGCTCAGAAAAACGCTTGTCTTTCTTACCACTGTTCATTTTCTGTTCTATATTAGGTACTCAGTCCCTGATCAGTTTATGTTTATTCTTCCCTCGCTTGTTCTGATTGGTCTGTGTTCGGCAAATGCATTCGAATTTTTCAAAGTTCCTCGAAAGATTCAGGATAGACTTTGCTATCTCCTTCTCGCTTTCGCTGTGCTTCAGCCGCTGGTATTTTCCGGAGTTTGCAGTTTCGCTCAAAGGCATGAACTTGCAAAAAGAGAGCGGACGATCGATAGAAGAAACGAGGCCAGATACTGGATAAAGCCTTGGAAAAATAATGAAAGATCTGCTCAGCTATGGTCAGAGGCGGTTGTGGAGCTCGTTCCGCAGGGCAGCGTTCTCATTGCGGATAACTCTTCAAGATATGCTCTGTTTTTTGCTCGGGAAAGAAGCGGGAAAGATATAACTGTAATCCACGGGGCGCCTGAGAAATTCGACAGGGAGGAAGCGTATTTCTCAGTAACTCAAATAAAGTCTTCTCCTGAGCATCGGGAGTGGCAAAAGATTCGCAGCTTCCCGAGGCTCTACGAGCTGAAATAG
- a CDS encoding LamG-like jellyroll fold domain-containing protein encodes MKKLFMLMAIAGLCGFALASMPVSNGLVMHLSADEIPEVSSGNPVGVWPDLSGNGNHGTQLEASRQPVLQDSVFGAQPALYFDGSDDVMWLTDAASSVTVDSLTVIVVGQFVNLEDTDQYMLAGWDDSVSDSRLRICLSFLWSDQDARILNVRVGNSGDRPGWAPDADSQPHVFAVDSGVDFYTDGEYLGTSSNSSTSNPAGLNIGAIRGTSGFFNGNVAEVIVYDRVLSEQEYDKIGVYLANKYPVIDGVFKNAAFDGSPDDEINVALDASLTWNAGLNPSDMTAVNPDIEKHNVWMSSGDPQDSELSLVGSVDITDYTDPAADGVYSPSLSMDSKYYWAVEEVMADGQGGVYPDGDPNNPMSEVWSFETLKSVPVLQGPDNKKVFPSETASIQVGITTISELTSVEWYRAGEPDMLISDADPDVTILTDNTSTTLEIANADQADEGSYYAVVTNSGGSSTSETAKLSIKRMLAGYQFEQNVEDTLGLNDGSLVSDPLAYTAGFAESDAQQYAADPNGTTYAELPEDAYPKAGFGNGLENFTITAWIKRLDDSEQYFIGNFNEGPNTAIQFGFLSGADLRLLIRQNGNNSSTDYIQATVSSEYIPEGEWHLLTACFDGYAAKLYVDGILREEVDNGSELANFSEWEQPVTLFGRNLRGSVSDRFSGQIDDMRIFNYPLTNEEIAALYYDETGVRQCIYGYPEFDIAGPEGTPDCVVNLYDFAEFASEWLLDNRYVPEM; translated from the coding sequence ATGAAAAAATTGTTTATGTTAATGGCTATTGCTGGATTATGCGGATTTGCTCTGGCCTCAATGCCTGTAAGCAACGGGCTTGTGATGCATCTTTCCGCCGACGAGATACCCGAAGTATCGTCGGGTAACCCTGTAGGAGTTTGGCCGGACTTGTCCGGCAACGGAAACCACGGAACACAGTTGGAAGCTTCAAGGCAGCCTGTATTGCAAGACAGTGTATTTGGAGCGCAGCCTGCTCTGTATTTCGACGGCAGCGATGATGTTATGTGGTTAACTGATGCAGCTTCAAGCGTAACGGTTGACAGCCTTACTGTTATAGTTGTAGGGCAGTTCGTAAATCTTGAAGATACTGATCAGTATATGCTTGCAGGTTGGGATGACAGTGTAAGTGATTCCCGTTTGCGTATTTGTCTTTCATTTCTCTGGTCGGATCAAGATGCACGTATCTTGAATGTCCGTGTTGGTAATTCAGGGGACAGGCCTGGATGGGCACCTGATGCAGATTCACAGCCGCACGTTTTCGCAGTAGATTCAGGTGTTGATTTCTACACCGACGGGGAGTATCTCGGAACATCATCCAACTCTTCGACCTCCAATCCGGCAGGACTGAATATTGGAGCTATACGCGGAACGAGTGGTTTCTTTAATGGGAATGTAGCAGAGGTAATAGTTTACGATCGAGTTTTAAGCGAGCAGGAGTATGACAAGATCGGTGTTTACCTTGCAAATAAATATCCTGTAATCGACGGTGTTTTCAAGAACGCAGCCTTCGACGGAAGCCCCGACGACGAGATTAATGTGGCTCTTGATGCGAGCCTCACTTGGAACGCTGGGTTAAACCCATCAGATATGACTGCGGTAAACCCAGATATTGAAAAGCATAACGTATGGATGAGCAGTGGAGACCCGCAAGACAGCGAGCTCAGCCTTGTTGGCTCTGTTGATATTACTGATTATACAGATCCTGCTGCCGATGGAGTTTATTCTCCGTCTTTATCTATGGACAGTAAATACTATTGGGCTGTAGAGGAAGTGATGGCAGACGGACAGGGCGGCGTCTATCCGGACGGAGACCCGAACAACCCGATGAGCGAGGTTTGGAGCTTTGAAACTCTCAAATCTGTGCCAGTGCTGCAAGGGCCTGATAATAAGAAGGTTTTCCCCTCTGAAACTGCGTCTATTCAGGTTGGCATTACGACAATCAGCGAGCTAACTTCTGTAGAGTGGTACAGGGCAGGAGAACCTGATATGCTTATAAGCGATGCCGATCCTGATGTTACAATTCTAACCGACAACACATCAACAACGCTTGAAATCGCTAATGCAGATCAGGCAGATGAGGGCTCTTACTATGCCGTTGTTACAAACAGCGGCGGAAGCTCAACATCTGAGACAGCAAAGCTTTCAATAAAGAGAATGCTTGCAGGTTATCAGTTTGAGCAGAATGTTGAAGACACTTTAGGCCTGAATGACGGGAGCTTAGTCAGCGATCCCCTCGCATATACCGCCGGTTTTGCTGAATCAGACGCTCAGCAGTATGCAGCAGACCCTAACGGCACAACTTATGCTGAACTGCCCGAGGATGCATATCCAAAAGCCGGCTTCGGAAACGGCCTCGAGAATTTCACTATAACCGCCTGGATTAAACGATTAGATGATTCGGAGCAGTATTTCATCGGCAATTTCAACGAAGGGCCGAATACAGCAATTCAGTTTGGCTTTTTGAGCGGAGCAGACTTGCGTCTTCTCATAAGGCAGAATGGGAACAACAGCTCAACAGACTATATACAGGCCACTGTCTCCTCTGAATATATCCCTGAAGGAGAGTGGCACCTTCTTACAGCTTGCTTCGACGGTTATGCAGCAAAGCTTTATGTAGATGGTATTTTAAGAGAGGAAGTTGACAATGGATCTGAGCTTGCTAACTTCTCAGAATGGGAACAGCCGGTTACGCTTTTCGGAAGAAATCTAAGGGGAAGTGTAAGCGATAGATTCTCAGGACAGATTGATGATATGCGAATATTCAACTATCCGCTTACTAATGAGGAAATCGCAGCTCTATATTACGATGAAACCGGCGTGAGACAATGTATCTACGGTTACCCAGAGTTTGACATTGCTGGCCCAGAAGGAACTCCAGATTGTGTTGTCAATCTCTATGACTTCGCAGAATTCGCTTCAGAGTGGCTGTTAGATAACAGATACGTCCCGGAAATGTAA
- a CDS encoding heme/hemin ABC transporter substrate-binding protein, translating into MKKLFLITVLLASFISLSSCGSSPEKGGTQERLVSLSPNITELLFALGLGEKVAGVTSYCDYPAQCREKQSVGSIMEPDIETVISLSPDTVFISNTEIHRRIGSRLEGIGAETVIVETKNIDDIYSAIDKISRICGVQQRGSALKAQIRKKLSEIRSLSSGGAAPKVLVVVQREPIMAAGKGTYIDSLLEIAGAENAAEQSGYPKYNAESLVVMNPDIIIESDAKTDGIKKLEKQNYYSRWKTNAAEEGNVYQVNADVVSRLGPRITKAAKLLRSIVKQSEKGKKFAGD; encoded by the coding sequence ATGAAGAAATTATTTTTAATTACAGTTTTGCTCGCTTCTTTTATCTCTCTATCCTCGTGCGGGAGCTCGCCGGAGAAGGGCGGTACTCAGGAAAGGTTAGTGTCATTATCGCCCAATATTACCGAGCTCCTGTTTGCACTCGGTCTCGGCGAGAAGGTGGCAGGGGTAACCTCATACTGCGACTACCCTGCCCAGTGCAGAGAAAAACAGAGTGTTGGTTCGATAATGGAACCCGATATTGAAACTGTGATCTCACTTTCGCCTGATACTGTATTCATCTCAAACACCGAAATTCACAGGCGTATCGGCAGCAGGCTTGAGGGCATAGGTGCGGAAACTGTGATTGTGGAAACGAAAAATATTGACGATATCTATTCGGCAATTGATAAGATTTCCCGCATTTGCGGCGTGCAGCAGAGAGGATCGGCGCTCAAGGCTCAAATAAGAAAAAAACTTTCCGAAATTAGAAGCCTAAGCTCCGGCGGGGCTGCCCCTAAGGTGCTTGTTGTAGTTCAGCGTGAGCCGATTATGGCAGCTGGTAAAGGTACATATATCGACAGTCTGCTGGAAATAGCCGGCGCAGAAAACGCTGCCGAGCAAAGCGGGTATCCGAAATATAATGCAGAATCGCTGGTAGTGATGAATCCGGATATAATTATCGAATCTGATGCAAAAACCGATGGGATTAAGAAACTGGAGAAACAGAATTATTACAGCAGGTGGAAAACAAATGCTGCTGAAGAGGGCAATGTTTATCAGGTTAATGCGGATGTGGTTTCAAGGCTCGGCCCGAGAATTACCAAAGCCGCAAAACTGCTGCGCAGTATTGTAAAGCAAAGCGAAAAGGGAAAAAAGTTTGCTGGAGATTGA
- a CDS encoding AraC family transcriptional regulator, translated as MKNFVNTANTVKRSQVLSLFHNENQYRPLFLHGAIHQDRPVGPKRTFSEHSHPFYHIVLYTDGHGEYLKEGLFHKARPGTCVLLSPGQKHDFVSHWQKTVYSEITFAFKSENGLLLELPFEKLIFLLTGVEAAFDTDLIFSNEQTNTLNNMFSDLIEYLNSSSIISQYQANFGLLGIFNFIVKHHILTAVDSSSISPMDKVKAYIEENYTNQIPIEKLTSMVHLSKGYFFRAFKKKFGVSPITYQQIIRINASKTLLKTTSLRCNEIADRVGFSDVYFFHRTFKKHTGKTPSSYRAGKENL; from the coding sequence ATGAAGAATTTCGTAAACACCGCTAACACTGTGAAAAGATCGCAGGTTTTATCATTATTTCACAACGAAAACCAGTACAGGCCGCTGTTTCTGCACGGAGCGATTCATCAGGACAGGCCGGTAGGCCCGAAGAGAACTTTCAGTGAACATTCACATCCGTTTTACCATATAGTGCTGTACACCGACGGGCACGGTGAATACCTCAAAGAAGGACTTTTTCACAAGGCTCGCCCGGGAACATGCGTTCTGCTCTCTCCCGGCCAGAAACACGACTTTGTTTCTCACTGGCAAAAAACGGTTTACTCTGAGATAACATTTGCCTTCAAATCTGAAAATGGCCTGCTTCTGGAGCTTCCTTTTGAAAAGCTAATTTTTTTGCTTACCGGGGTTGAAGCCGCATTCGATACTGACCTAATATTCTCTAATGAACAGACAAACACACTGAACAATATGTTTTCTGATTTGATAGAATACCTGAACAGCTCAAGCATTATATCACAATATCAGGCCAATTTTGGTTTGCTTGGAATTTTCAATTTCATCGTAAAACACCATATTCTAACAGCAGTGGATTCAAGCTCTATCTCTCCAATGGATAAGGTGAAAGCGTATATTGAGGAAAATTACACAAACCAAATACCTATTGAAAAACTCACATCTATGGTGCACCTGTCAAAGGGATATTTCTTCAGAGCTTTCAAGAAAAAGTTTGGAGTGTCTCCAATAACTTACCAGCAAATCATCCGGATAAATGCATCAAAAACGCTTCTTAAAACCACCTCCCTTAGATGCAATGAAATCGCTGACCGCGTGGGCTTTTCCGATGTTTATTTCTTCCACAGGACTTTCAAAAAACATACGGGTAAAACACCTTCCAGCTATCGGGCAGGAAAAGAAAACCTGTAG